In Synechococcus sp. CC9616, the following are encoded in one genomic region:
- the leuS gene encoding leucine--tRNA ligase yields the protein MNSRYDPSSLEKRWQRLWNEKQIDQTPDGNTDQAFYALSMFPYPSGSLHMGHVRNYVITDVIARVRRMQGFAVLHPMGWDAFGLPAENAAIERNVDPGDWTDQNIAQMRAQLDRLGLSIDWDREQATCHSDYYRWTQWLFLELLEGGLAYRKNATVNWDPIDQTVLANEQVDADGKSWRSGALVEQRQLNQWFLRITDYAEALLKDLDQLDGWPERVRTMQANWIGRSEGAEINFAVRGHDSASITVFTTRPDTLAGASYVVLAPEHPLVDALLDPAQEAAVRTFQKDVARLSSLERTSDDRPKHGVPIGASVTNPLNGDELPVWIADYVLAEYGTGAVMGVPAHDQRDIAFAASNGLPIQQVIEADGAADAIASGQAWTDPGQLINSGRFDGLASKEAKQAITQHGSESGWAQAKVTYRLRDWLISRQRYWGCPIPIVHCPDCGAVAVPRDELPVELPRGIDLSGKGGSPLSQQEDWVNVPCPSCGKPAKRETDTMDTFMCSSWYFLRFADPHNTDHPFSKEAINRWLPVRQYVGGIEHAILHLLYSRFFTKALKDRGLIDVAEPFDRLLTQGMVQGTTYRNPVSGKYIAPSDVSDPEKPTDPSSGEPLDVLFEKMSKSKYNGVDPASVIDRYGADTARMFILFKAPPEKDLEWDDADVEGQFRFLQRLWRLVEAGATRIDSMEPMQRPAELSDADSDVRRALHLAIEAVSEDLSEDIQLNTAISELMKLSNAISSTGIDALSAPVLQEALSGLVRLLAPFAPHLAEEFWSRLGGSGSVHCQSWPALDSTALVQDRVELVIQVKGKVRGKLQVPASADKQELERLALASDVAEKWLEGAAPRRVIVVPGKLVNLVP from the coding sequence GTGAACAGTCGCTATGACCCCTCCTCACTGGAGAAGCGCTGGCAGAGGCTCTGGAATGAGAAGCAGATCGACCAAACACCCGATGGGAACACCGATCAAGCCTTTTATGCGCTCTCCATGTTCCCGTACCCATCGGGAAGCCTGCACATGGGCCATGTTCGCAACTATGTGATCACCGATGTGATCGCCCGTGTGCGTCGGATGCAGGGTTTTGCCGTGCTGCACCCCATGGGATGGGATGCCTTCGGATTACCAGCAGAAAATGCTGCGATCGAACGCAATGTGGATCCCGGCGACTGGACGGATCAGAACATCGCCCAGATGCGGGCTCAACTCGATCGCCTAGGCCTCTCGATTGATTGGGATCGTGAGCAGGCGACCTGCCACAGCGACTACTACCGCTGGACCCAGTGGCTGTTCCTTGAATTGCTTGAAGGAGGGCTGGCCTATCGCAAAAACGCCACTGTCAACTGGGATCCAATTGATCAAACCGTTCTGGCTAATGAACAGGTCGACGCTGATGGCAAGTCATGGCGATCTGGAGCCCTGGTGGAGCAACGCCAACTGAATCAATGGTTCCTGCGCATCACCGATTACGCCGAGGCTCTTCTCAAGGATCTCGATCAGCTCGACGGCTGGCCTGAACGGGTTCGCACCATGCAGGCGAACTGGATCGGACGTTCAGAAGGTGCCGAAATCAACTTTGCGGTTCGCGGGCACGACAGCGCCTCAATCACGGTGTTCACCACCAGACCAGACACCCTGGCTGGAGCAAGTTATGTGGTTTTGGCGCCAGAGCATCCACTTGTCGATGCTCTGCTGGATCCTGCACAGGAGGCTGCTGTTCGGACATTTCAAAAGGATGTCGCACGCCTGAGCAGCCTGGAACGCACCAGCGACGACAGACCTAAGCATGGCGTTCCGATTGGTGCCTCAGTCACCAATCCACTCAACGGTGATGAACTTCCCGTTTGGATTGCCGACTATGTGCTGGCTGAGTACGGAACCGGTGCCGTCATGGGTGTCCCAGCCCATGACCAACGCGACATCGCTTTTGCCGCAAGCAATGGACTGCCGATCCAGCAGGTGATTGAGGCTGATGGTGCCGCGGATGCAATTGCATCTGGTCAGGCTTGGACAGACCCAGGCCAGTTGATCAATTCAGGCCGATTTGATGGGCTTGCATCCAAGGAAGCCAAACAAGCGATCACTCAGCACGGCAGCGAATCAGGTTGGGCGCAGGCCAAGGTGACCTATCGATTGCGCGACTGGTTGATCTCACGCCAGCGCTACTGGGGCTGTCCAATTCCGATTGTGCATTGTCCTGATTGCGGAGCGGTTGCTGTGCCCCGCGATGAACTGCCAGTGGAATTGCCTCGCGGAATCGATCTCTCTGGAAAGGGTGGTTCGCCTTTGTCGCAACAAGAGGACTGGGTGAACGTGCCTTGTCCTTCATGTGGAAAACCAGCGAAACGTGAAACGGACACGATGGACACCTTTATGTGTTCGTCCTGGTATTTCCTGCGTTTTGCCGATCCACACAACACAGACCATCCATTCAGTAAAGAGGCCATCAATCGTTGGCTCCCTGTTCGGCAGTACGTCGGAGGAATTGAGCACGCGATTCTCCACCTTCTTTATTCACGCTTTTTCACCAAAGCACTGAAAGATCGCGGTTTAATCGATGTCGCTGAACCGTTCGATCGCCTGCTCACACAGGGCATGGTGCAAGGAACAACATACCGAAATCCAGTTAGCGGAAAATACATTGCTCCCTCAGACGTTTCTGATCCAGAAAAGCCCACAGACCCATCGAGTGGTGAACCATTGGATGTGTTGTTCGAAAAAATGTCGAAGTCCAAATACAACGGAGTGGATCCTGCATCTGTGATCGATCGCTATGGGGCTGATACAGCTCGAATGTTCATCCTTTTCAAAGCGCCTCCTGAAAAAGATCTTGAATGGGATGATGCCGATGTGGAAGGCCAGTTTCGCTTCCTGCAACGGCTGTGGCGTCTTGTTGAGGCGGGTGCGACACGCATCGACTCGATGGAACCGATGCAACGGCCGGCTGAACTGAGTGACGCTGACAGCGACGTGCGTCGTGCCTTGCATCTCGCCATCGAAGCCGTCAGCGAGGATCTCAGCGAAGACATACAGCTGAACACAGCGATCTCTGAGCTGATGAAGCTCTCCAATGCCATCAGCTCCACGGGGATCGATGCCCTCAGTGCGCCTGTGTTGCAGGAAGCTCTTTCGGGCCTGGTTCGCCTGCTCGCCCCCTTTGCACCCCATCTTGCGGAGGAGTTCTGGAGCCGTCTTGGGGGAAGCGGCAGTGTTCATTGCCAAAGCTGGCCGGCCCTGGATTCAACGGCTCTGGTGCAAGACAGGGTTGAATTGGTGATCCAGGTGAAGGGCAAGGTACGGGGCAAACTGCAGGTTCCCGCCTCCGCCGATAAGCAGGAGCTGGAACGGCTGGCCCTGGCCAGCGACGTGGCCGAGAAATGGCTCGAGGGCGCCGCCCCACGCCGCGTGATTGTTGTACCTGGAAAGCTTGTGAATCTCGTACCTTAG
- a CDS encoding glucose-6-phosphate isomerase, which translates to MSFPDFNGSDAQVQWQRFCDLLWYHDDLGIWLDISRMHVNTSHLDSMQSSFEKAFGAMQDLESGSIANADEQRQVGHYWLRNPQMAPSDEVRTHIAREIDLIEQFGKDVIGGVVKAPNGEAFTDVLWIGIGGSGLGPLLMIKALQTHGQGLPFHFFDNVDPNGMSAVLTELGDKLKTTLVVTVSKSGGTPEPHLGMEQVRHRVEAQGGSWAGQAVAITMLNSKLDQQAKEESWLKRFDMFDWVGGRTSITSAVGLLPGALIGCNIREFLAGAAQMDEATRVPDLRRNPAALMAASWFVAGDGKGKRDMVVLPYRDQLEVFSRYLQQLVMESLGKRLDRDGNEVHQGIAVYGNKGSTDQHAYVQQLRDGVDNFFATFIECLQDVDDIPVIKNERPGDFLDGFLQGTRSALTEGGRQTMSITMRRFDAYRLGALIGLFERAVGFYGELVNINAYHQPGVEAGKKAAAAVLNLQSRVEAVLKDGASRSVSEICQALGDGTDESVFWIMRHLTGNKRGYIAEGDWASPATMRFSKG; encoded by the coding sequence ATGAGCTTCCCGGATTTCAACGGCAGCGATGCTCAGGTTCAATGGCAGCGCTTCTGCGATCTCCTCTGGTACCACGACGATCTCGGGATCTGGCTGGACATCAGCCGTATGCACGTCAACACATCTCATCTGGATTCGATGCAATCCAGCTTCGAGAAAGCTTTTGGTGCAATGCAGGATCTCGAGTCCGGATCCATCGCCAACGCTGATGAGCAGCGGCAGGTTGGTCATTACTGGTTGCGTAATCCCCAGATGGCGCCCAGTGATGAAGTGCGAACGCACATCGCCCGCGAAATCGATCTGATTGAACAGTTCGGTAAGGACGTGATCGGTGGAGTCGTTAAGGCACCCAACGGCGAAGCCTTCACGGATGTGCTCTGGATCGGCATCGGGGGCAGTGGTCTTGGCCCGCTGTTGATGATCAAGGCTCTGCAAACCCATGGCCAAGGGCTTCCATTCCACTTCTTCGACAATGTGGATCCCAACGGCATGAGCGCCGTGCTCACAGAGCTTGGAGACAAGCTCAAGACTACGCTGGTTGTGACGGTGAGTAAGTCCGGAGGCACTCCGGAGCCTCACCTCGGGATGGAACAGGTACGCCATCGAGTTGAAGCTCAGGGTGGTTCCTGGGCCGGCCAGGCTGTCGCCATCACGATGCTGAACAGCAAACTCGATCAGCAAGCCAAGGAGGAGAGCTGGCTGAAGCGTTTCGACATGTTCGATTGGGTGGGGGGGCGCACAAGCATCACCAGCGCTGTGGGACTCCTTCCAGGGGCTCTGATCGGTTGCAACATTCGTGAGTTTCTCGCCGGGGCAGCCCAGATGGACGAAGCCACGCGTGTCCCTGATCTTCGCCGTAACCCGGCAGCGTTGATGGCGGCATCCTGGTTTGTGGCAGGAGATGGGAAGGGCAAGCGCGACATGGTTGTGCTTCCTTACCGCGACCAACTGGAGGTGTTCAGCCGCTACCTGCAGCAGTTGGTGATGGAATCACTCGGAAAACGTTTGGATCGCGACGGCAATGAGGTTCATCAGGGTATTGCTGTGTATGGGAACAAAGGATCAACCGATCAGCATGCTTATGTGCAGCAGCTCAGGGACGGTGTTGACAACTTTTTTGCCACCTTCATCGAATGTCTGCAGGATGTTGACGACATCCCTGTGATTAAGAACGAGCGACCTGGTGATTTTCTGGATGGTTTCTTGCAAGGTACCCGATCAGCTTTAACCGAAGGCGGACGTCAAACCATGAGCATCACCATGCGTCGCTTCGATGCCTATCGACTTGGTGCATTGATCGGTCTTTTTGAGAGAGCCGTTGGTTTTTACGGAGAGTTGGTGAACATCAACGCGTATCACCAGCCTGGTGTTGAGGCCGGCAAGAAGGCTGCAGCCGCTGTTCTCAATCTTCAGAGCCGTGTCGAAGCTGTTCTGAAAGATGGTGCATCTCGATCAGTGTCTGAGATTTGCCAAGCACTTGGGGACGGCACCGATGAGTCTGTGTTCTGGATCATGCGCCATCTCACAGGCAACAAGCGCGGCTATATCGCGGAGGGGGACTGGGCCAGCCCAGCCACAATGCGATTCAGTAAGGGTTGA
- a CDS encoding helicase DnaB, which yields MLRQSWRAIALTAATIGMVLGGWSMWAKRDMTQAFAIVEPGNTELEPQVEPPSDPTAFSQEELHLLQRRFGVHGPQPALAQLFTSGVDQLQPLRAQTLSRLSDLKPVILRECDRLSINPMLVTAILFDEIQHSKPGEDLPFIAHSGLVKTHGPGQLGISELIHQNLLPANPSQEEIAWARELLLDPAANVRLLAGKMNRLKRELGLPTGSILVASQSFLDAKAIATLAYLHNGKLDYPARVLRYMQDPHLHQIIYGTRVYPQDRFI from the coding sequence ATGCTGCGTCAAAGCTGGAGGGCCATCGCCCTGACTGCAGCGACCATTGGCATGGTTCTTGGCGGTTGGAGCATGTGGGCGAAACGTGACATGACGCAAGCGTTCGCCATCGTCGAGCCGGGCAATACCGAGCTTGAACCACAGGTTGAGCCACCGTCGGATCCAACCGCCTTTTCGCAAGAGGAGCTGCACCTGCTTCAACGCCGTTTTGGTGTCCATGGCCCCCAACCAGCCCTGGCGCAACTCTTCACCAGCGGGGTTGATCAACTGCAGCCCCTTCGCGCACAAACCCTGAGCAGGTTGAGCGACTTAAAACCTGTGATCCTGCGCGAATGCGACCGACTGAGCATCAATCCGATGCTTGTAACGGCGATTTTGTTTGATGAGATCCAACACTCCAAACCAGGGGAAGACCTGCCATTCATTGCTCACTCGGGATTGGTCAAGACCCATGGTCCTGGCCAGCTTGGAATATCAGAACTCATTCATCAGAACCTTCTGCCAGCCAACCCCAGTCAGGAAGAAATTGCCTGGGCACGGGAACTTCTGCTCGACCCTGCCGCCAACGTCCGGCTGCTGGCTGGAAAAATGAATCGCTTGAAGCGAGAGCTTGGTTTACCAACAGGCTCCATTCTTGTGGCCAGCCAATCTTTTCTGGATGCCAAGGCGATCGCCACACTCGCTTATTTACACAACGGCAAACTTGATTATCCAGCGCGAGTCTTGCGCTACATGCAGGATCCTCATCTTCACCAAATCATTTACGGGACAAGGGTCTATCCCCAAGATCGCTTTATATGA
- a CDS encoding tetratricopeptide repeat protein produces MPRVTTAFAAAFALFLPIGRPLLVMLTPAIGIGSGLLTTHAAYAQNAIDLYNSGIDKSESGNLEGAIADWTKAIEIYPRFTYAYYNRAIAKHELQD; encoded by the coding sequence ATGCCTCGTGTCACTACTGCCTTTGCTGCTGCTTTCGCTCTGTTCTTGCCAATAGGTCGCCCGTTGCTGGTAATGCTGACACCTGCCATTGGAATTGGCTCAGGGTTGCTGACGACGCATGCAGCCTATGCACAGAATGCTATAGATCTGTACAATTCAGGGATTGATAAATCAGAAAGTGGAAATTTAGAAGGGGCTATTGCTGATTGGACTAAGGCAATCGAGATTTATCCTCGATTTACCTATGCCTACTACAATCGTGCCATTGCCAAGCATGAATTACAGGATTAA
- a CDS encoding tetratricopeptide repeat protein, translating to MPRVTTAFAAALALFMPLGRPLLIGLTPAVGIGAGLLSTQIAYAQSAEDWFNSGVAKSDRGDWQGAIADYTKAIEFNPQDADAYFNRAASKNDLGDYQGALIDYDKALEINPQNAKAYNNRGIVKDNLEDYQGAIADYTKAIEIDPQHANAYGNRGFSKGVGFQDSDGACSDFKKAASLGLEYRINWLNSDEGSWCRNM from the coding sequence ATGCCTCGCGTCACAACTGCCTTTGCTGCTGCCTTAGCCCTGTTCATGCCACTGGGACGCCCGCTGCTGATTGGACTGACACCTGCTGTTGGAATTGGTGCAGGGCTCCTTTCAACGCAGATTGCCTATGCGCAGAGTGCTGAGGATTGGTTCAATTCAGGTGTCGCAAAATCGGATCGTGGAGATTGGCAAGGAGCCATCGCTGATTACACAAAGGCAATCGAGTTTAATCCTCAGGATGCGGATGCCTACTTCAATCGAGCTGCTTCCAAGAATGATTTAGGTGATTATCAAGGAGCACTAATTGATTACGACAAGGCACTAGAGATTAATCCTCAGAATGCTAAAGCCTACAACAATCGCGGCATTGTCAAGGATAATTTAGAAGATTATCAAGGTGCAATTGCTGATTACACCAAGGCAATAGAGATCGATCCACAGCATGCTAATGCTTATGGGAATAGGGGATTCAGTAAAGGAGTCGGGTTTCAGGATTCCGACGGTGCTTGCAGTGATTTCAAAAAAGCAGCATCACTTGGACTTGAATACCGAATCAACTGGTTAAATAGTGATGAAGGTTCTTGGTGCCGCAATATGTAA